In the genome of Meles meles chromosome 16, mMelMel3.1 paternal haplotype, whole genome shotgun sequence, one region contains:
- the LOC123926331 gene encoding LOW QUALITY PROTEIN: olfactory receptor 2L5-like (The sequence of the model RefSeq protein was modified relative to this genomic sequence to represent the inferred CDS: substituted 1 base at 1 genomic stop codon) translates to MENYTQTRADFILLGLFPPKRIGLFLFIVIILIFLIAMFGNLSMILLIFLDTHLHTPMYFLLSQLSLIDLNYISTIVPKMASDYLSGNKSISFIGCGVQSFFFMALAGGEGLVLASMAYDRYVAICSPLHYSTRMSKRVCVLMITGSWILGSVNSCTHTIYAFGIPYCRSRAINHFFCDVPTMLTLACVDTQVYEYTVFVSTTFLLVFPFTGIACSYSQVLHAICRMQSTEGRKKAYSTCSTHLTVVTFYYAPFAYTYLRPRSFXSPTDDKVLAVFYTILTPMLNPIIYSLRNKEVMGALRRMIQKVCFVKI, encoded by the coding sequence ATGGAAAATTATACTCAAACACGAGCTGATTTCATCCTACTGGGGTTGTTCCCACCAAAAAGAATTGGCCTATTCCTCTTTATtgtcattattcttatttttttaattgctatgtTTGGCAACCTGTCCATGATTCTCCTCATCTTCCTAGACACCcatctccacacacccatgtatttcttACTCAGTCAGCTCTCTCTCATTGACCTAAATTACATCTCCACCATTGTCCCCAAGATGGcatctgattatctctctggaaacaagtcTATTTCATTCATTGGGTGTGGAGTTCAGAGTTTCTTCTTCATGGCTTTAGCTGGTGGAGAAGGATTAGTATTGGCCTCTATGGCCTATGATCGTTATGTGGCTATTTGCTCTCCTCTCCACTATTCCACTCGAATGAGCAAAAGAGTATGTGTGCTAATGATAACAGGATCTTGGATATTGGGCTCAGTCAACTCCTGTACCCACACTATATATGCCTTTGGAATCCCTTATTGTAGATCCAGagccatcaaccatttcttttgtgatgttccgaCCATGTTGACTTTGGCCTGTGTGGACACCCAGGTCTATGAGTACACAGTGTTTGTGAGCACCACATTTcttcttgtgtttcctttcaCTGGAATTGCATGTTCCTATAGCCAGGTGCTCCATGCCATCTGCCGCATGCAGTcaacagaagggaggaagaaggcctATTCTACCTGCAGCACCCACCTCACTGTGGtgactttctactatgcaccCTTTGCTTACACTTATCTACGCCCAAGATCCTTCTGATCTCCAACAGACGACAAGGTCTTGGCTGTCTTCTACACAATTCTGACCCCAATGCTCAACCCcatcatctacagcctgagaaacaaggaaGTGATGGGCGCCCTGAGAAGAATGATTCAGAAAGTATGCTTTGTAAAAATATAG